From a region of the Triticum aestivum cultivar Chinese Spring chromosome 7D, IWGSC CS RefSeq v2.1, whole genome shotgun sequence genome:
- the LOC123167099 gene encoding phosphomannomutase-like → MAAARKNAAVLALFDVDDTITAPRKEVSPEMREFMKRLREIVSVGLVGGSDLVKISEQLGKSVITDYDYVFAENGLVAHRNGELMGTQSLKTHLGDEQLKEIINFTLHYIADLDIPIKRGTFIEFRNGMINVSPIGRNCTQEERDDFEKYDKVRNIRPKMVSVLREKFGHLNLTFSIGGQISFDVFPKGWDKTYCLRYLEEFKEIHFFGDKTYKGGNDHEIFESNRTIGHTVSNPDDTMQQCRSIFLSK, encoded by the exons atggcggcggcgaggaagaacGCCGCCGTGCTCGCGCTCTTCGACGTCGACGACACCATCACCGCGCCGCGCAAAGAGGTGTCGCCGGAGATGCGCGAGTTCATGAAGCGACTGCGCGAG ATTGTGAGCGTGGGCCTGGTGGGGGGATCCGATCTGGTCAAGATCTCCGAGCAGCTCGGAAAATCAG TCATCACCGATTACGACTACGTCTTCGCCGAGAACGGTCTGGTTGCGCACAGGAACGGCGAGCTTATGGGGACGCAA AGTTTGAAAACGCACCTCGGAGATGAACAGCTTAAG GAAATCATTAACTTCACTCTTCATTACATCGCGGACTTGGATATCCCAATTAAAAG GGGTACATTCATAGAGTTCAGGAATGGAATGATCAATGTGTCGCCTATAGGGAGGAACTGTACTCAAGAAGAGCGTGATGATTTTGAGAAGTATGATAAG GTACGTAACATTCGGCCTAAAATGGTGTCAGTGCTTCGTGAAAAGTTTGGCCACTTGAATCTCACATTTTCCATTGGAGGGCAGATTAGCTTTGAT GTATTCCCAAAAGGCTGGGACAAAACCTACTGCTTGAGATATCTCGAAGAATTCAAAGAAATTCATTTTTTTGGGGACAAAACCTACAAG GGTGGCAATGATCATGAGATATTTGAATCTAACAGAACAATTGGTCATACAG TTAGCAACCCCGACGACACGATGCAGCAGTGCAGATCTATCTTCCTGTCGAAGTGA